One Bombus pyrosoma isolate SC7728 linkage group LG9, ASM1482585v1, whole genome shotgun sequence genomic window carries:
- the LOC122570708 gene encoding uncharacterized protein LOC122570708, with the protein MINRYWYRNIFFVLSCFFLQVPSCIHVNGHGRLMDPPARNSMWRFGYPNPVNYNDNELFCGGYAVQWVENKGQCGVCGDAYHLKEPRPHEAGGEYAKGTIVRHYTVGQDIDVEIELTANHLGRFEMYLCPNNNPRHVANQECFDRYPLYISGTRDVRFEIPPDTERKAIFRYKVTLPPYVTCTQCVIQWNYYTGNMWGTCENGTEANGCGRPETFRNCADVSIVTSTAGVPPLFVQQDNPFLLYYKDYRSPNNIFPLVVRSQVCMSTLLYRRIPGMNDWCQTNCLRYPPNCPAAICQCPELCDAIGDIAGKDGASVYCMDKCLVYPSNCPSQRCRCY; encoded by the exons ATGATTAACAGATATTGGTAtcgcaatatattttttgtactatcctgtttctttcttcag GTTCCGAGTTGCATTCATGTAAATGGTCATGGACGTTTAATGGACCCACCTGCACGGAATAGTATGTGGCGTTTTGGATATCCGAATCCTGTAAATTACAATGACAATGAACTCTTCTGTGGAGGTTATGCAG TGCAATGGGTGGAGAATAAAGGCCAGTGTGGAGTGTGCGGTGATGCTTATCACTTGAAAGAGCCGAGACCACACGAAGCGGGTGGCGAATACGCAAAGGGCACTATAGTTAGACATTACACGGTTGGTCAG GATATCGACGTCGAGATCGAGCTTACAGCCAACCATTTAGGAAGATTTGAAATGTATCTTTGTCCAAATAACAATCCAAGGCACGTAGCAAACCAAGAATGCTTTGATAG ATATCCGTTATATATATCCGGAACCCGAGACGTCCGATTTGAGATACCTCCAGACACTGAAAGAAAAGCTATATTTCGGTATAAGGTAACTTTACCACCGTATGTTACCTGTACGCAGTGCGTGATACAATGGAACTATTACACTg gTAATATGTGGGGCACCTGTGAAAATGGAACCGAAGCTAACGGATGTGGAAGACCAGAGACGTTTCGAAATTGCGCTGATGTGAGCATCGTTACTAGCACAGCCGGAGTACCGCCGCTCTTTGTACAACAGGACAATCCCTTTTTGCTCTATTACAAAGACTATCGTTCTCCAAATAACATATTTCCGCTTGTCGTTAG ATCTCAGGTATGCATGTCCACTCTCCTTTATCGGCGTATACCAGGAATGAATGACTGGTGTCAAACCAACTGTCTTCGCTATCCGCCAAATTGCCCAGCAGCTATTTGCCAATGCCC GGAATTGTGTGATGCGATCGGAGATATTGCTGGCAAAGACGGTGCAAGCGTTTATTGCATGGACAAGTGTTTAGTATACCCTTCCAATTGCCCCTCTCAACGTTGTCGCTGTTATTAA